One part of the Arabidopsis thaliana chromosome 4, partial sequence genome encodes these proteins:
- a CDS encoding RRM in demeter (DUF1985) (FUNCTIONS IN: molecular_function unknown; INVOLVED IN: biological_process unknown; LOCATED IN: cellular_component unknown; CONTAINS InterPro DOMAIN/s: Domain of unknown function DUF1985 (InterPro:IPR015410); BEST Arabidopsis thaliana protein match is: demeter-like 1 (TAIR:AT2G36490.1); Has 30201 Blast hits to 17322 proteins in 780 species: Archae - 12; Bacteria - 1396; Metazoa - 17338; Fungi - 3422; Plants - 5037; Viruses - 0; Other Eukaryotes - 2996 (source: NCBI BLink).), with translation MLVTAKKHEIWMDFGEAPIRFSIQEFSVAMFADHASSLNPIDVPRELIWDLPRRTVFFGTSIPTIFKDSKEAGIQEVR, from the exons ATGTTAGTGACGGCGAAAAAGCACGAGATTTGGATGGATTTTGGTGAAGCGCCTATCAGATTTTCAATTCAAGAGTTCTCGGTTGCTATGTTTGCGGATCATGCATCCAGCCTAAACCCAATAGATGTCCCAAGGGAATTGATATGGGACCTACCTCGAAGAACTGTCTTCTTTGGTACCTCTATTCCTACGATATTCAAAG ATAGTAAAGAAGCTGGAATCCAAGAAGTTCGATGA
- a CDS encoding Concanavalin A-like lectin protein kinase family protein (Concanavalin A-like lectin protein kinase family protein; FUNCTIONS IN: kinase activity; INVOLVED IN: protein amino acid phosphorylation; LOCATED IN: endomembrane system; EXPRESSED IN: 21 plant structures; EXPRESSED DURING: 12 growth stages; CONTAINS InterPro DOMAIN/s: Legume lectin, beta chain (InterPro:IPR001220), Protein kinase, ATP binding site (InterPro:IPR017441), Serine/threonine-protein kinase-like domain (InterPro:IPR017442), Concanavalin A-like lectin/glucanase, subgroup (InterPro:IPR013320), Protein kinase-like domain (InterPro:IPR011009), Serine/threonine-protein kinase, active site (InterPro:IPR008271), Protein kinase, catalytic domain (InterPro:IPR000719), Concanavalin A-like lectin/glucanase (InterPro:IPR008985); BEST Arabidopsis thaliana protein match is: Concanavalin A-like lectin protein kinase family protein (TAIR:AT4G28350.1); Has 30201 Blast hits to 17322 proteins in 780 species: Archae - 12; Bacteria - 1396; Metazoa - 17338; Fungi - 3422; Plants - 5037; Viruses - 0; Other Eukaryotes - 2996 (source: NCBI BLink).), translated as MKALLFLLTLFLILPNPISAIDFIFNGFNDSSSNVSLFGIATIESKILTLTNQTSFATGRALYNRTIRTKDPITSSVLPFSTSFIFTMAPYKNTLPGHGIVFLFAPSTGINGSSSAQHLGLFNLTNNGNPSNHIFGVEFDVFANQEFSDIDANHVGIDVNSLHSVYSNTSGYWSDDGVVFKPLKLNDGRNYQVWIDYRDFVVNVTMQVAGKIRPKIPLLSTSLNLSDVVEDEMFVGFTAATGRLVQSHKILAWSFSNSNFSLSNSLITTGLPSFVLPKDSIVKAKWFVFVLVLICFLVVALVGLVLFAVVRKRLERARKRALMEDWEMEYWPHRIPYEEIESGTKGFDEKNVIGIGGNGKVYKGLLQGGVVEVAVKRISQESSDGMREFVAEISSLGRLKHRNLVSLRGWCKKEVGSFMLVYDYMENGSLDRWIFENDEKITTLSCEERIRILKGVASGILYLHEGWESKVLHRDIKASNVLLDRDMIPRLSDFGLARVHGHEQPVRTTRVVGTAGYLAPEVVKTGRASTQTDVFAYGILVLEVMCGRRPIEEGKKPLMDWVWGLMERGEILNGLDPQMMMTQGVTEVIDEAERVLQLGLLCAHPDPAKRPSMRQVVQVFEGDKAEIFEAESSEDVESWMLMKMGSRGSSREFWYGSSSHPTIEQIRLQSLSVSLSSWNSSILEGR; from the coding sequence aTGAaagctcttctctttcttcttaccCTTTTCCTCATCCTCCCAAACCCAATCTCAGccattgatttcatcttcaACGGCTTCAATGACTCATCATCTAATGTCTCCCTCTTCGGGATCGCAACAATCGAATCAAAAATCCTAACtttaacaaaccaaacatcGTTTGCAACTGGTCGTGCTCTATACAACAGAACCATCCGTACAAAAGATCCAATCACATCCTCTGTTTTACCTTTCTCTACTTCTTTCATCTTCACCATGGCTCCTTACAAGAACACACTTCCTGGTCACGGAATCGTCTTCCTCTTTGCACCATCCACTGGAATCAACGGTTCTAGCTCTGCTCAACACTTAGGTCTCTTCAATTTGACTAACAATGGTAACCCTAGTAATCACATCTTTGGAGTTGAGTTTGATGTCTTTGCTAATCAAGAATTTAGTGACATCGATGCTAATCATGTCGGAATTGATGTTAATTCACTTCATTCAGTATATTCTAACACTTCTGGTTATTGGTCTGATGATGGAGTGGTGTTTAAGCCATTGAAGCTTAACGATGGAAGAAACTATCAAGTTTGGATTGATTATAGAGATTTTGTAGTTAATGTTACTATGCAAGTCGCTGGTAAGATTCGACCTAAGATTCCTTTGCTTAGTACGTCTTTGAATCTCTCTGATGTTGTGGAAGATGAGATGTTTGTTGGATTCACTGCTGCTACAGGGAGATTGGTTCAGAGTCATAAGATCTTAGCTTGGAGTTTTAGTAATTCGAATTTCTCGTTGAGTAATAGTTTGATCACTACTGGTTTACCTTCGTTTGTTTTACCTAAGGACTCGATTGTTAAAGCgaaatggtttgtttttgtgttggtGTTGATCTGTTTCTTGGTTGTTGCTTTGGTTGGTTTGGTGTTGTTTGCTGTGGTGAGAAAGAGATTAGAGAGGGCAAGGAAGAGAGCGTTGATGGAGGATTGGGAGATGGAGTATTGGCCTCATCGGATTCCGTATGAGGAGATTGAATCCGGCACTAAGGGGTTTGATGAGAAGAATGTGATTGGGATTGGCGGGAATGGGAAAGTTTATAAAGGTTTGTTACAAGGAGGGGTTGTGGAAGTTGCGGTTAAGCGGATTTCGCAGGAGAGTAGCGACGGGATGAGAGAGTTTGTGGCTGAGATATCGAGTCTTGGGCGGTTAAAGCACCGgaatttagtttctttaagAGGATGGTGCAAGAAGGAGGTTGGTAGTTTCATGTTGGTTTATGATTACATGGAGAATGGAAGTTTAGATCGATGGATATTCGAAAACGATGAGAAGATTACTACCCTTAGTTGCGAAGAGAGAATTCGTATTTTGAAAGGTGTAGCTTCAGGAATATTGTATTTGCATGAAGGATGGGAGTCTAAGGTTTTACATAGAGATATTAAAGCTAGTAATGTTTTACTTGACCGAGATATGATACCGAGGCTTAGTGATTTTGGGTTAGCTCGGGTTCATGGACACGAGCAACCGGTTAGGACCACGAGGGTGGTTGGTACAGCTGGCTATTTGGCTCCTGAAGTGGTTAAGACGGGGCGTGCATCGACACAGACCGATGTTTTTGCTTACGGGATATTGGTTCTTGAAGTAATGTGTGGGAGAAGACCTATTGAAGAAGGGAAGAAACCGTTGATGGATTGGGTTTGGGGATTAATGGAAAGAGGTGAGATTCTAAATGGGCTTGATCcacagatgatgatgacacaAGGCGTAACAGAAGTCattgatgaagctgaaagagtTTTGCAGCTTGGATTGCTTTGTGCACATCCTGATCCGGCCAAAAGACCGTCGATGAGACAAGTGGTTCAAGTGTTTGAAGGTGATAAGGCTGAGATCTTTGAAGCAGAAAGTAGTGAAGATGTCGAGtcatggatgttgatgaagatggGATCTCGTGGAAGCTCGCGAGAGTTTTGGTATGGAAGCTCATCACATCCGACGATAGAGCAGATTAGACTTCAGTCTTTGTCTGTGTCTCTTTCGTCTTGGAACAGCTCAATTTTAGAAGggaggtga
- the ALN gene encoding allantoinase (allantoinase (ALN); CONTAINS InterPro DOMAIN/s: Amidohydrolase 1 (InterPro:IPR006680), Allantoinase (InterPro:IPR017593), Metal-dependent hydrolase, composite domain (InterPro:IPR011059); BEST Arabidopsis thaliana protein match is: pyrimidine 2 (TAIR:AT5G12200.1); Has 30201 Blast hits to 17322 proteins in 780 species: Archae - 12; Bacteria - 1396; Metazoa - 17338; Fungi - 3422; Plants - 5037; Viruses - 0; Other Eukaryotes - 2996 (source: NCBI BLink).), translating into MERTLLQWRLLPLLALIVALFSFFFASPRSLQGNNKCSLLPHDHYWISSKRIVTPNGLISGSVEVKGGIIVSVVKEVDWHKSQRSRVKVIDYGEAVLMPGLIDVHVHLDDPGRSEWEGFPSGTKAAAAGGITTLVDMPLNSFPSTVSPETLKLKIEAAKNRIHVDVGFWGGLVPDNALNSSALESLLDAGVLGLKSFMCPSGINDFPMTNITHIKEGLSVLAKYKRPLLVHAEIERDLEIEDGSENDPRSYLTYLKTRPTSWEEGAIRNLLSVTENTRIGGSAEGAHLHIVHLSDASSSLDLIKEAKGKGDSVTVETCPHYLAFSAEEIPEGDTRFKCSPPIRDAANREKLWEALMEGDIDMLSSDHSPTKPELKLMSDGNFLKAWGGISSLQFVLPITWSYGKKYGVTLEQVTSWWSDRPSKLAGLHSKGAVTVGKHADLVVWEPEAEFDVDEDHPIHFKHPSISAYLGRRLSGKVVSTFVRGNLVFGEGKHASDACGSLQLATT; encoded by the exons ATGGAGAGAACTTTGCTTCAATGGAGACTATTGCCTCTTCTCGCACTCATCGTTGctcttttctccttcttcttcgcttctCCTCGCTCTTTACag GGGAATAATAAGTGTAGTCTTCTTCCTCATGATCATTACTGGATCTCAAGTAAACGCATCGTCACACCTAATGGTCTCATCTCTGGTTCTG TGGAGGTGAAGGGAGGAATTATTGTGTCGGTGGTGAAGGAAGTTGATTGGCATAAGAGTCAAAGGAGTCGAGTGAAAGTGATTGATTATGGAGAAGCTGTCCTCATGCCTGGTCTCATTGATGT GCATGTTCATCTTGATGATCCTGGAAGAAGTGAATGGGAAGGTTTTCCTTCTGGAACTAAGGCTGCTGCTGCTG GGGGAATAACTACATTGGTTGACATGCCCTTAAACAGTTTCCCTTCAACTGTATCTCCTGAAACTTTGAAACTCAAG ATTGAAGCTGCGAAAAACAGAATACATGTTGATGTTG GGTTCTGGGGAGGTCTGGTACCTGACAATGCACTCAACTCAAGTGCTCTTGAGTCTCTCTTAGATGCTGGAGTTCTTGGTCTCAAG TCCTTTATGTGCCCTTCAGGAATCAACGATTTTCCAATGACAAACATCACTCATAtaaag GAAGGACTATCTGTATTAGCTAAATACAAACGACCATTGCTTGTACACGCAGAGATCGAGAGAGACTTAGAGATTGAAGATGGTAGTGAAAATGATCCTCGTTCTTATCTGACTTATTTAAAAACCAGGCCTACTTCATG GGAGGAGGGAGCAATCAGAAACCTATTATCGGTTACTGAAAACACAAGAATTGGTGGTTCTGCAGAAGGAGCTCATCTTCATATTGTACATTTATCTGATGCCAGTTCTTCCTTGGATTTGATAAAG GAAGCAAAAGGCAAAGGAGACAGTGTTACTGTTGAAACATGTCCACATTACCTAGCTTTCTCAGCCGAAGAGATTCCAGAAGGTGATACTCGTTTCAAATGCTCCCCTCCTATACGTGATGCGgcaaatagagaaaaattgtgggaagctttgatg gaAGGAGACATTGATATGCTGAGCTCTGATCATTCACCTACAAAGCCTGAACTCAAACTTATGAGTGATGGCAACTTCTTGAAAGCTTGGGGTGGGATATCTTCTTTACAG TTTGTTCTTCCTATCACATGGTCTTATGGAAAAAAGTATGGAGTAACGCTCGAGCAGGTAACTTCTTGGTGGAGTGATAGGCCTTCCAAACTCGCTGGACTACACTCTAAG GGAGCGGTTACGGTTGGAAAACACGCAGATCTTGTTGTGTGGGAACCTGAAGCCGAATTTGATGTAGATGAAGATCATCCAATTCACTTCAAACACCCT AGTATCTCAGCTTATTTGGGAAGAAGATTATCAGGCAAAGTGGTTTCGACATTTGTGAGAGGGAACTTGGTTTTTGGAGAAGGCAAGCATGCTTCTGATGCTTGCGGGTCTCTGCAACTTGCAACTACTTAA
- the ALN gene encoding allantoinase — translation MPGLIDVHVHLDDPGRSEWEGFPSGTKAAAAGGITTLVDMPLNSFPSTVSPETLKLKIEAAKNRIHVDVGFWGGLVPDNALNSSALESLLDAGVLGLKSFMCPSGINDFPMTNITHIKEGLSVLAKYKRPLLVHAEIERDLEIEDGSENDPRSYLTYLKTRPTSWEEGAIRNLLSVTENTRIGGSAEGAHLHIVHLSDASSSLDLIKEAKGKGDSVTVETCPHYLAFSAEEIPEGDTRFKCSPPIRDAANREKLWEALMEGDIDMLSSDHSPTKPELKLMSDGNFLKAWGGISSLQFVLPITWSYGKKYGVTLEQVTSWWSDRPSKLAGLHSKGAVTVGKHADLVVWEPEAEFDVDEDHPIHFKHPSISAYLGRRLSGKVVSTFVRGNLVFGEGKHASDACGSLQLATT, via the exons ATGCCTGGTCTCATTGATGT GCATGTTCATCTTGATGATCCTGGAAGAAGTGAATGGGAAGGTTTTCCTTCTGGAACTAAGGCTGCTGCTGCTG GGGGAATAACTACATTGGTTGACATGCCCTTAAACAGTTTCCCTTCAACTGTATCTCCTGAAACTTTGAAACTCAAG ATTGAAGCTGCGAAAAACAGAATACATGTTGATGTTG GGTTCTGGGGAGGTCTGGTACCTGACAATGCACTCAACTCAAGTGCTCTTGAGTCTCTCTTAGATGCTGGAGTTCTTGGTCTCAAG TCCTTTATGTGCCCTTCAGGAATCAACGATTTTCCAATGACAAACATCACTCATAtaaag GAAGGACTATCTGTATTAGCTAAATACAAACGACCATTGCTTGTACACGCAGAGATCGAGAGAGACTTAGAGATTGAAGATGGTAGTGAAAATGATCCTCGTTCTTATCTGACTTATTTAAAAACCAGGCCTACTTCATG GGAGGAGGGAGCAATCAGAAACCTATTATCGGTTACTGAAAACACAAGAATTGGTGGTTCTGCAGAAGGAGCTCATCTTCATATTGTACATTTATCTGATGCCAGTTCTTCCTTGGATTTGATAAAG GAAGCAAAAGGCAAAGGAGACAGTGTTACTGTTGAAACATGTCCACATTACCTAGCTTTCTCAGCCGAAGAGATTCCAGAAGGTGATACTCGTTTCAAATGCTCCCCTCCTATACGTGATGCGgcaaatagagaaaaattgtgggaagctttgatg gaAGGAGACATTGATATGCTGAGCTCTGATCATTCACCTACAAAGCCTGAACTCAAACTTATGAGTGATGGCAACTTCTTGAAAGCTTGGGGTGGGATATCTTCTTTACAG TTTGTTCTTCCTATCACATGGTCTTATGGAAAAAAGTATGGAGTAACGCTCGAGCAGGTAACTTCTTGGTGGAGTGATAGGCCTTCCAAACTCGCTGGACTACACTCTAAG GGAGCGGTTACGGTTGGAAAACACGCAGATCTTGTTGTGTGGGAACCTGAAGCCGAATTTGATGTAGATGAAGATCATCCAATTCACTTCAAACACCCT AGTATCTCAGCTTATTTGGGAAGAAGATTATCAGGCAAAGTGGTTTCGACATTTGTGAGAGGGAACTTGGTTTTTGGAGAAGGCAAGCATGCTTCTGATGCTTGCGGGTCTCTGCAACTTGCAACTACTTAA
- a CDS encoding Concanavalin A-like lectin protein kinase family protein, producing the protein MKALLFLLTLFLILPNPISAIDFIFNGFNDSSSNVSLFGIATIESKILTLTNQTSFATGRALYNRTIRTKDPITSSVLPFSTSFIFTMAPYKNTLPGHGIVFLFAPSTGINGSSSAQHLGLFNLTNNGNPSNHIFGVEFDVFANQEFSDIDANHVGIDVNSLHSVYSNTSGYWSDDGVVFKPLKLNDGRNYQVWIDYRDFVVNVTMQVAGKIRPKIPLLSTSLNLSDVVEDEMFVGFTAATGRLVQSHKILAWSFSNSNFSLSNSLITTGLPSFVLPKDSIVKAKWFVFVLVLICFLVVALVGLVLFAVVRKRLERARKRALMEDWEMEYWPHRIPYEEIESGTKGFDEKNVIGIGGNGKVYKGLLQGGVVEVAVKRISQESSDGMREFVAEISSLGRLKHRNLVSLRGWCKKEVGSFMLVYDYMENGSLDRWIFENDEKITTLSCEERIRILKGVASGILYLHEGWESKVLHRDIKASNVLLDRDMIPRLSDFGLARVHGHEQPVRTTRVVGTAGYLAPEVVKTGRASTQTDVFAYGILVLEVMCGRRPIEEGKKPLMDWVWGLMERAWIALCTS; encoded by the exons aTGAaagctcttctctttcttcttaccCTTTTCCTCATCCTCCCAAACCCAATCTCAGccattgatttcatcttcaACGGCTTCAATGACTCATCATCTAATGTCTCCCTCTTCGGGATCGCAACAATCGAATCAAAAATCCTAACtttaacaaaccaaacatcGTTTGCAACTGGTCGTGCTCTATACAACAGAACCATCCGTACAAAAGATCCAATCACATCCTCTGTTTTACCTTTCTCTACTTCTTTCATCTTCACCATGGCTCCTTACAAGAACACACTTCCTGGTCACGGAATCGTCTTCCTCTTTGCACCATCCACTGGAATCAACGGTTCTAGCTCTGCTCAACACTTAGGTCTCTTCAATTTGACTAACAATGGTAACCCTAGTAATCACATCTTTGGAGTTGAGTTTGATGTCTTTGCTAATCAAGAATTTAGTGACATCGATGCTAATCATGTCGGAATTGATGTTAATTCACTTCATTCAGTATATTCTAACACTTCTGGTTATTGGTCTGATGATGGAGTGGTGTTTAAGCCATTGAAGCTTAACGATGGAAGAAACTATCAAGTTTGGATTGATTATAGAGATTTTGTAGTTAATGTTACTATGCAAGTCGCTGGTAAGATTCGACCTAAGATTCCTTTGCTTAGTACGTCTTTGAATCTCTCTGATGTTGTGGAAGATGAGATGTTTGTTGGATTCACTGCTGCTACAGGGAGATTGGTTCAGAGTCATAAGATCTTAGCTTGGAGTTTTAGTAATTCGAATTTCTCGTTGAGTAATAGTTTGATCACTACTGGTTTACCTTCGTTTGTTTTACCTAAGGACTCGATTGTTAAAGCgaaatggtttgtttttgtgttggtGTTGATCTGTTTCTTGGTTGTTGCTTTGGTTGGTTTGGTGTTGTTTGCTGTGGTGAGAAAGAGATTAGAGAGGGCAAGGAAGAGAGCGTTGATGGAGGATTGGGAGATGGAGTATTGGCCTCATCGGATTCCGTATGAGGAGATTGAATCCGGCACTAAGGGGTTTGATGAGAAGAATGTGATTGGGATTGGCGGGAATGGGAAAGTTTATAAAGGTTTGTTACAAGGAGGGGTTGTGGAAGTTGCGGTTAAGCGGATTTCGCAGGAGAGTAGCGACGGGATGAGAGAGTTTGTGGCTGAGATATCGAGTCTTGGGCGGTTAAAGCACCGgaatttagtttctttaagAGGATGGTGCAAGAAGGAGGTTGGTAGTTTCATGTTGGTTTATGATTACATGGAGAATGGAAGTTTAGATCGATGGATATTCGAAAACGATGAGAAGATTACTACCCTTAGTTGCGAAGAGAGAATTCGTATTTTGAAAGGTGTAGCTTCAGGAATATTGTATTTGCATGAAGGATGGGAGTCTAAGGTTTTACATAGAGATATTAAAGCTAGTAATGTTTTACTTGACCGAGATATGATACCGAGGCTTAGTGATTTTGGGTTAGCTCGGGTTCATGGACACGAGCAACCGGTTAGGACCACGAGGGTGGTTGGTACAGCTGGCTATTTGGCTCCTGAAGTGGTTAAGACGGGGCGTGCATCGACACAGACCGATGTTTTTGCTTACGGGATATTGGTTCTTGAAGTAATGTGTGGGAGAAGACCTATTGAAGAAGGGAAGAAACCGTTGATGGATTGGGTTTGGGGATTAATGGAAAGAG CTTGGATTGCTTTGTGCACATCCTGA